One stretch of Priestia megaterium DNA includes these proteins:
- a CDS encoding ATP-binding protein — protein MFWRSVVGKLWFTILLLVTLVLFILTILLLQFFENYHVVDAENRLTKTAAKISTIVQETDDEKLGLSIARELADQASVVIVQDKDFYWHSTHPDKENKKAISAIVKQNDQLNQVVEKGKVIREKMYMTTKKDTSDEPLMFVVGVPLMKDNKPTGGVYLYQSLSEIEEPAQYTTKFILLAAGIAIILTTIFAFFLSTRITAPLRKMRQAAFEVTKGNFDTKVPILTHDEIGELAIAFNQMGRQLKFNLNALNQEKEQLSSILSSMADGVITFSRDGSILITNPPAEHFLQTWYYEQDVNNQQVPELPANVVHLFQTVVETETERSAELKIQGKTWVILMSPLYNQTKIRGAVAVLRDMSEERKLDKSRKDFIANVSHELRTPISMLQGYSEAIIDDIASTDEEKKEIAQVIYDESLRMGRLVNELLDLARMEAGHVQLHLESVAMVEFTERVLRKFQGLAKEKHIKLSLNGKVEDEFEAMIDSDRMEQVLTNLIDNAIRHTDDYGEVRLHLDKSQSEIHLSVQDTGAGIPKEDLPFVFERFYKADKARTRGKSGTGLGLAIAKNIVEAHQGIIAVESELNEGTTFFIKLPK, from the coding sequence ATGTTTTGGAGAAGTGTAGTTGGTAAACTATGGTTTACTATCCTATTGCTCGTCACGCTTGTTTTATTTATTTTGACCATTTTATTGCTTCAGTTTTTTGAAAATTATCATGTTGTAGATGCAGAAAACCGTTTAACTAAAACGGCTGCTAAAATCTCTACCATTGTGCAGGAAACGGACGATGAAAAACTAGGACTATCCATTGCTCGTGAACTTGCAGACCAAGCAAGTGTAGTTATTGTTCAAGACAAAGATTTTTATTGGCATTCCACACATCCTGATAAAGAAAATAAGAAAGCTATTTCGGCCATTGTTAAACAAAACGATCAGCTAAATCAAGTGGTTGAAAAAGGTAAAGTAATACGGGAAAAAATGTACATGACTACAAAGAAAGACACGAGTGATGAGCCTTTAATGTTTGTTGTCGGTGTACCTTTAATGAAAGATAACAAACCGACAGGCGGCGTTTATTTGTATCAATCTCTTTCTGAAATTGAAGAACCCGCTCAATATACGACTAAGTTCATTTTATTGGCTGCAGGTATTGCTATTATTTTAACTACTATCTTTGCTTTTTTCTTATCCACTCGAATTACAGCGCCTCTTAGAAAAATGAGGCAGGCGGCATTTGAAGTAACAAAAGGGAACTTTGATACAAAAGTACCTATTTTAACTCACGATGAAATTGGGGAGTTAGCGATTGCTTTTAATCAAATGGGCAGGCAGTTAAAGTTTAACCTCAATGCGCTTAATCAGGAAAAAGAGCAGCTTTCAAGTATTTTAAGCAGTATGGCAGACGGTGTTATTACGTTTAGTAGAGACGGATCGATTTTAATTACCAATCCCCCAGCGGAGCATTTTCTTCAGACTTGGTATTACGAGCAGGATGTCAACAATCAGCAGGTGCCTGAGCTTCCAGCAAACGTCGTGCATTTGTTTCAAACGGTAGTAGAGACTGAAACGGAGCGAAGTGCAGAATTGAAAATTCAAGGGAAAACGTGGGTCATTTTAATGTCACCGCTCTATAATCAAACGAAAATTCGCGGTGCTGTAGCTGTACTACGAGATATGTCTGAAGAGCGTAAACTTGATAAATCGAGAAAAGATTTTATTGCAAACGTGTCTCATGAATTGCGTACACCTATTTCTATGCTTCAAGGTTATAGTGAAGCCATTATTGACGATATTGCAAGTACGGATGAAGAAAAAAAAGAAATTGCACAGGTGATTTATGATGAATCACTCCGTATGGGCCGGCTTGTAAATGAACTTTTAGATTTGGCGCGAATGGAAGCAGGACATGTGCAGCTTCACTTAGAATCTGTAGCAATGGTTGAATTTACAGAACGTGTTTTGCGTAAGTTTCAAGGGTTAGCTAAAGAAAAACATATTAAACTGTCTCTTAATGGAAAAGTAGAAGATGAATTTGAAGCGATGATTGATTCAGACCGTATGGAACAAGTGCTGACAAACTTAATTGATAATGCCATTCGTCATACGGATGACTACGGAGAAGTAAGGCTGCATCTTGATAAAAGTCAATCGGAAATCCACCTTTCTGTTCAAGATACAGGAGCAGGCATTCCAAAAGAAGATCTTCCATTTGTATTTGAACGATTTTATAAAGCGGATAAAGCCAGAACGAGAGGAAAGTCAGGAACTGGTCTGGGGCTTGCAATCGCCAAAAATATCGTGGAGGCACATCAAGGGATCATTGCGGTTGAAAGTGAATTAAATGAAGGAACAACTTTCTTTATCAAACTGCCAAAGTAA
- the ccsB gene encoding c-type cytochrome biogenesis protein CcsB → MDYASISSNLLYVAFIAYLVATFFFGGAIRDKRAAQKKTKWATFGIAVTIIGFIAQIGYFITRWIASGHAPVSNLFEFTTFFGMMLVGAFIVIYFIYRLSMLGLFALPVALLIIAYASMFPTEITPLIPALQTNWLHIHVTTAATGEAVLSISFVAGLIYLIKTIDQSKRNKKAFWLEFILYTLISTLGFVAVTLAFNAAHYESSFNWVNKSGEQEQVVYHMVPLVGPHQSEWTDGNDIQPLVDMPAIINAKKLNTVIWSLAGGFVLYWLVRFILRKRIGAALQPLVKQVNSDLLDEVSYRAVAIGFPIFTLGALIFAMIWAQMAWTRFWGWDPKEVWALITFLFYAAFLHLRLSKGWHGEKSAWLAVGGFAIIMFNLVAVNLVIAGLHSYA, encoded by the coding sequence ATGGATTACGCGAGTATAAGTAGTAATTTACTGTATGTGGCGTTTATTGCTTATTTAGTTGCAACCTTTTTTTTCGGAGGAGCTATTCGAGATAAGCGAGCAGCTCAAAAGAAAACAAAGTGGGCAACGTTTGGAATTGCGGTTACCATCATCGGCTTTATTGCACAGATTGGCTACTTCATTACAAGATGGATTGCATCAGGCCACGCTCCTGTTAGTAATTTATTTGAATTTACGACGTTTTTTGGCATGATGCTTGTTGGCGCATTTATTGTTATTTACTTTATTTATCGTCTTAGCATGCTTGGACTTTTTGCATTGCCGGTGGCTCTTTTGATCATTGCTTATGCAAGCATGTTTCCAACTGAAATTACGCCGCTGATACCGGCTCTCCAAACGAATTGGCTGCATATTCACGTTACAACCGCAGCTACGGGTGAAGCCGTGCTTTCCATTAGCTTTGTTGCAGGATTGATTTATTTAATCAAAACGATTGACCAATCCAAGCGAAATAAAAAAGCATTTTGGCTGGAATTCATCCTGTATACGCTTATTAGTACGCTTGGGTTTGTAGCAGTGACGCTGGCTTTTAATGCGGCTCACTACGAGTCATCATTTAATTGGGTTAATAAAAGTGGAGAACAAGAGCAAGTCGTATACCATATGGTTCCGCTAGTGGGGCCTCATCAAAGTGAGTGGACAGACGGGAACGACATACAGCCGCTTGTTGATATGCCGGCTATTATCAATGCTAAAAAATTAAATACGGTTATTTGGTCGTTAGCCGGTGGCTTTGTATTATATTGGCTGGTTCGTTTCATTTTACGGAAGCGAATTGGAGCCGCGCTGCAGCCGCTTGTGAAGCAGGTAAACAGCGACTTGCTTGATGAAGTAAGCTACAGAGCAGTGGCGATTGGATTTCCTATTTTTACACTAGGAGCACTTATTTTCGCTATGATTTGGGCTCAGATGGCCTGGACGCGCTTTTGGGGATGGGACCCTAAAGAGGTGTGGGCGCTGATCACCTTTTTATTTTACGCCGCTTTTCTTCATCTTCGGCTGTCTAAAGGATGGCATGGTGAAAAATCAGCTTGGCTGGCAGTTGGCGGGTTTGCCATCATCATGTTCAACTTAGTGGCTGTGAACCTAGTTATTGCAGGTTTACATTCATATGCGTAA
- a CDS encoding ECF transporter S component — protein sequence MQQSKKTQKLVILGMLSSIAYILMMINFPIPGLPPFLTIDFSEIPALVAALVFGPMAAVIVEGIKNLLNYLIQGSATGVPVGQVANFVAGLLFVLPVSYMFSRFKTAKGVTIGLVTGTVVMTVLMAVLNYYVFLPAYTIFLQSPEMSSEQARQYIVAGILPFNLIKGAATGAIFVLLFSKMKQWITRRIAV from the coding sequence ATGCAACAAAGTAAGAAAACTCAAAAGCTGGTTATACTAGGAATGTTAAGTAGTATTGCTTATATTTTAATGATGATTAATTTTCCAATTCCTGGATTACCTCCGTTTTTAACAATTGATTTTAGCGAAATTCCTGCACTCGTAGCAGCACTTGTATTTGGACCGATGGCTGCTGTTATAGTAGAAGGAATAAAAAATTTATTGAATTATTTAATTCAAGGAAGTGCTACAGGAGTTCCAGTTGGTCAAGTGGCGAACTTTGTGGCTGGTTTACTGTTCGTTCTTCCTGTATCATACATGTTCAGCCGATTTAAAACGGCTAAAGGCGTAACGATAGGTTTGGTTACGGGTACGGTTGTAATGACGGTACTCATGGCTGTCTTAAATTATTATGTCTTCTTACCAGCGTATACAATCTTCTTACAATCGCCAGAAATGTCTAGTGAACAAGCACGTCAATATATCGTTGCAGGTATTTTGCCGTTTAACTTAATAAAAGGCGCAGCAACAGGGGCTATCTTTGTCTTATTGTTTTCAAAAATGAAGCAATGGATCACGCGTCGCATTGCTGTTTGA
- a CDS encoding CPBP family intramembrane glutamic endopeptidase codes for MAKSQQELISSMTDAELVKNLYVTQLLICFIALGIGFFTFDSWNSFLQFFQLDWSSILLYGGGTALLVVVGDILLMKCVPEHLYDDGGINERLFANRSVPHLALICLIVACSEEILFRGVIQVQFGLFWASIVFALVHIRYLKKWFLFISVVFLSFLIGLLFWWTENLYVTIFTHFLIDFLLGLQIRKSKGKSAQPEELMQ; via the coding sequence ATGGCAAAATCACAGCAAGAGCTTATTTCATCCATGACAGATGCAGAGTTAGTTAAAAATTTATATGTAACACAGCTGCTCATCTGCTTCATTGCTTTAGGCATCGGTTTTTTTACATTCGATTCATGGAATTCCTTTTTGCAGTTTTTTCAGCTGGATTGGTCTTCTATTTTATTATACGGGGGAGGAACAGCTCTCTTGGTAGTAGTAGGAGATATACTTCTAATGAAATGCGTACCTGAGCATTTATACGATGACGGAGGGATCAATGAACGTTTATTTGCTAATCGTTCTGTTCCTCATCTAGCCCTTATTTGCCTAATCGTTGCATGTTCAGAAGAAATATTATTTCGAGGGGTTATACAAGTTCAGTTTGGTCTTTTTTGGGCGAGTATCGTATTTGCACTCGTTCACATTCGATATTTAAAAAAGTGGTTTCTTTTTATTTCGGTTGTGTTTTTAAGCTTTTTAATAGGGTTACTTTTTTGGTGGACTGAAAATTTGTATGTCACGATTTTTACTCATTTTCTCATTGATTTTTTATTAGGCCTGCAGATACGAAAATCAAAAGGGAAATCTGCACAGCCAGAAGAACTAATGCAGTAA
- a CDS encoding ferredoxin, which translates to MPKYTIVDKDTCIACGACGAAAPDIYDYDDEGIAFVTLDDNQGVVEIPEDLEDDMMDAMEGCPTDSIRVADEKFEGDANKFE; encoded by the coding sequence ATGCCAAAATATACAATTGTTGATAAAGATACTTGCATCGCATGCGGCGCTTGCGGAGCAGCAGCACCAGACATTTATGATTATGATGATGAAGGTATTGCATTCGTAACATTAGATGATAACCAAGGTGTAGTAGAAATTCCAGAAGATCTAGAAGATGATATGATGGATGCAATGGAAGGCTGCCCTACGGATTCAATTCGCGTAGCGGATGAAAAATTCGAAGGCGATGCTAATAAATTCGAATAA
- a CDS encoding response regulator transcription factor, whose protein sequence is MQNEQRLLLVDDEDRIRRLLKMYLEKEGYIIEEAADGHEAIEKALHIDYDLIVLDLMMPGIDGIEVCKQIREKKATPIIMLTAKGEEVNRVQGFEVGTDDYIVKPFSPREVVLRVKALLRRSSQATFIQPETSVKNLIVFDHLTIDNDAHRVTADGKEVNLTPKEYELLCYLAKTPDKVYDREQLLREVWHYDFFGDLRTVDTHVKRLREKLNRVSSQAAKMIVTVWGVGYKFEVENN, encoded by the coding sequence ATGCAAAACGAACAAAGATTACTGCTAGTAGACGATGAAGATCGCATTAGACGATTGTTAAAAATGTACTTAGAAAAAGAAGGATACATCATTGAAGAAGCAGCCGATGGGCATGAAGCAATCGAAAAAGCGTTACACATAGATTATGATTTGATTGTATTAGATTTAATGATGCCCGGCATAGATGGTATTGAGGTTTGTAAACAAATTCGGGAGAAAAAAGCAACTCCTATTATCATGCTTACAGCTAAAGGGGAAGAAGTAAACAGAGTCCAAGGGTTTGAAGTAGGTACAGATGATTATATCGTTAAGCCGTTTAGCCCAAGAGAAGTGGTTCTTCGCGTAAAAGCACTGCTTCGACGTTCTTCTCAAGCAACGTTTATTCAACCAGAAACGAGCGTGAAAAATCTTATTGTGTTTGATCACTTAACGATTGATAATGATGCACATCGCGTTACAGCAGACGGAAAAGAAGTTAACTTAACTCCAAAAGAATATGAATTATTATGCTACCTTGCAAAAACGCCAGATAAAGTATATGACAGAGAGCAGCTGCTGCGTGAAGTATGGCATTATGATTTCTTTGGAGATCTTCGTACGGTAGATACGCACGTCAAGCGTTTGCGTGAAAAGTTAAATCGTGTATCGTCACAAGCGGCGAAAATGATTGTAACCGTATGGGGAGTAGGGTATAAATTTGAGGTTGAAAATAACTGA
- a CDS encoding RecQ family ATP-dependent DNA helicase has translation MKIEQLLQKQFGYSQFRLGQKEIIQDILTGHNVLAVLPTGTGKSLCYQLPAYLLNRPVLIVSPLISLMEDQVQQLKASGEKRVIALNSFLQQEEKRRALKDLAFYRFIYASPEILQNAVVVEALKQANVGLFVVDEAHCISQWGHDFRLDYLQLGDIWKELGSPLCLALTGTATREVVEDIKRYLSLPAVNEHIYSMNRSNIAMKVDFVASIEEKKEKLLMYVSELQGPGIIYCSSRSWTEALTQLLKENGIQRVQYYHGGMEPNERMLVQQQFLENQLDIICCTSAFGMGVNKSNVRFIIHFHTPTQLEAYVQEIGRSGRDQRNSIAILLYAEGDDDFAHSLLKIELPSSDIILYCLSYLRNHDQAIPLKQVESHFLYTVGIQETNWRFIRYYLYRENVVKNEHVEPWKIPESLHETIVAAVNKRLRNKHDKYRAMKGFIETKECRRHVLLGYFNEPGKSELENCCDCCGLDLENYKKTNGEQEQWTFQGWELELARLLRQGEI, from the coding sequence GTGAAGATAGAACAACTTCTACAGAAACAATTTGGCTATAGCCAATTTCGACTAGGACAAAAAGAGATTATTCAAGATATTTTGACAGGTCATAATGTGTTAGCGGTTCTTCCTACAGGAACAGGAAAATCATTGTGCTATCAGCTCCCAGCTTATTTGTTGAACCGACCCGTGCTGATTGTATCTCCTTTAATTTCACTGATGGAAGATCAAGTTCAACAACTAAAGGCAAGCGGAGAAAAGCGAGTTATTGCCTTAAATAGTTTCCTACAACAAGAAGAAAAGCGACGGGCGCTAAAAGATTTAGCTTTTTATCGTTTTATTTATGCATCTCCTGAAATTTTGCAAAATGCTGTTGTAGTAGAAGCATTAAAGCAGGCAAATGTAGGCCTTTTCGTTGTGGACGAGGCGCACTGTATTTCTCAGTGGGGACATGATTTTCGTTTAGATTATCTACAACTAGGAGATATATGGAAGGAACTTGGCAGTCCGCTATGTCTGGCACTAACGGGAACTGCGACTAGGGAAGTAGTAGAAGATATTAAGCGCTACTTATCGCTGCCTGCTGTCAACGAGCACATCTATTCCATGAATCGAAGTAATATTGCGATGAAAGTTGATTTTGTTGCAAGTATTGAAGAAAAAAAAGAGAAGTTACTGATGTACGTTAGTGAACTGCAAGGTCCGGGAATTATCTATTGTTCCAGCCGATCTTGGACAGAAGCATTAACACAGCTTCTAAAGGAAAATGGGATACAGCGAGTGCAGTATTACCATGGGGGAATGGAACCAAATGAAAGAATGCTTGTTCAACAGCAATTTTTAGAAAATCAGCTTGATATCATTTGCTGCACAAGTGCATTTGGAATGGGGGTTAACAAATCGAATGTTCGCTTTATTATTCACTTTCATACACCTACGCAGCTAGAAGCATACGTACAGGAAATTGGAAGAAGTGGACGCGATCAGCGAAACAGTATTGCGATCTTGCTTTATGCTGAAGGAGACGATGACTTTGCTCATTCTTTACTTAAAATTGAGCTTCCTTCTTCAGATATCATCTTATACTGCTTGTCGTATTTACGAAACCATGATCAGGCCATTCCTTTAAAACAAGTAGAGTCTCACTTTCTTTATACAGTGGGTATTCAAGAAACAAATTGGCGATTTATTCGTTATTATTTGTACAGAGAAAATGTAGTAAAAAATGAACATGTTGAACCCTGGAAAATTCCTGAATCGCTGCATGAAACGATTGTTGCAGCTGTAAATAAACGTCTTCGAAACAAACATGACAAGTATCGTGCGATGAAGGGGTTTATTGAGACAAAAGAATGCCGTCGTCACGTGCTGCTTGGCTATTTCAATGAGCCGGGAAAATCAGAGCTTGAGAATTGTTGCGATTGCTGCGGCTTGGATTTAGAAAACTATAAAAAAACAAATGGTGAGCAAGAGCAATGGACCTTTCAAGGCTGGGAATTAGAATTAGCTCGTTTGCTTCGTCAAGGAGAGATATAA
- a CDS encoding peptidoglycan DD-metalloendopeptidase family protein — MIDVLRRILVVLVMGLCIGLLFLGGQMVKAEEKQWEWPVEGVLTDIFGSRHAKHFGIDIAAPVGTQVYAVAKGVVSRSYYSNTYGQVVFIKQTNGYETVYAHLEERFVAEGNRVAAGQNIGRVGNTGRSSGAHLHFEVHQGSWNPDKTNAVNPLAKLDKQKLSAYVKSDLAATVFQQLHQTSDNCILIHQGDTLSELAVKYEVDMDQLRKWNHLENTMLNAGQVLKISP, encoded by the coding sequence ATGATTGACGTGTTAAGAAGAATATTGGTTGTATTAGTAATGGGATTGTGTATAGGTCTTTTATTTTTGGGCGGGCAAATGGTAAAAGCAGAAGAGAAGCAGTGGGAGTGGCCGGTTGAAGGAGTCTTAACTGATATATTTGGTTCTCGTCACGCCAAACACTTTGGAATTGATATAGCAGCACCTGTTGGTACACAGGTGTATGCTGTTGCAAAAGGAGTGGTGAGCCGCTCTTATTATTCAAATACATACGGACAAGTTGTTTTTATCAAACAAACGAATGGATACGAAACGGTCTATGCTCATCTAGAGGAACGTTTTGTTGCAGAAGGAAATCGTGTAGCCGCAGGTCAAAACATTGGACGAGTTGGCAATACAGGGCGATCTTCAGGTGCACATTTGCATTTTGAAGTTCATCAAGGAAGTTGGAATCCGGATAAAACCAATGCAGTAAACCCACTTGCCAAATTGGATAAGCAAAAACTATCGGCATACGTAAAAAGCGATTTAGCTGCCACGGTTTTTCAGCAGTTACATCAGACTTCTGATAACTGTATTCTTATCCATCAAGGAGATACATTATCTGAGCTCGCAGTCAAATATGAAGTAGATATGGATCAGCTAAGAAAGTGGAATCATTTAGAAAATACGATGTTAAATGCAGGACAAGTGTTAAAAATAAGTCCATAA
- the serA gene encoding phosphoglycerate dehydrogenase produces the protein MYNVLVADSISNEGLAPLLEAPHVNLTRKKVEEVENDLHTYDALLVRSATTVTEDLLAKMPNLKIVARAGVGVDNIDIEASTKRGVVVINAPNGNTISTAEHTFAMMASLFRHIPQGNASVKAREWNRSAFVGTELNHKHLGIIGFGRIGSELAKRAKAFNMSVHVYDPFLTSSRAEKLGVELLSLDELLAAADVITVHTPLTKETKGLLNHDTLAKTKKGVFLLNCARGGIIDEKALVHYLEIGHVQGAAIDVFEVEPPIDNPLLHFDQVITTPHLGASTKEAQLNVAEDVAHDVLRFLEGNPVSSSINLPTLSKEVFEKIQPFTSLTKQMGAILSQCMREPVQHISISYGGTVTDLETTYITRSLLSGFLTHRIDSPVNEVNASMIAKERGITFGEKTSEDTQGYSNMIDVTVTGEQRTFTITGTYIAGYGPRIVNIDSFDIDFYPEGHLLYIRHSDQPGVIGNVGKVLGDLRINIATMQVGRKQKGGEAIMMLTFDKLLDDSVISSLKQTSEIVNIQRIEL, from the coding sequence ATGTATAATGTGTTAGTAGCTGATTCAATTAGCAATGAAGGTCTTGCTCCACTACTTGAAGCTCCTCATGTGAATCTTACGCGAAAAAAAGTTGAAGAAGTTGAGAATGATTTGCATACGTACGATGCACTTTTAGTACGGAGTGCTACGACGGTTACAGAGGATTTGCTGGCAAAAATGCCAAATTTAAAAATTGTTGCTCGCGCTGGAGTAGGTGTCGATAATATTGATATTGAAGCCTCAACCAAACGAGGGGTTGTCGTTATTAACGCGCCGAACGGAAATACCATTTCAACGGCGGAACATACATTTGCTATGATGGCTAGCTTGTTTCGGCATATCCCCCAAGGAAATGCTTCAGTTAAAGCGCGCGAATGGAACCGCTCAGCATTTGTTGGAACAGAGCTTAATCACAAACACCTGGGCATTATCGGATTTGGACGAATTGGCTCAGAGCTTGCCAAACGCGCAAAAGCCTTTAATATGAGCGTTCACGTTTACGATCCTTTTTTAACCTCTTCCCGAGCTGAAAAGCTAGGCGTAGAACTATTATCCCTGGATGAATTACTAGCAGCAGCGGATGTAATTACCGTGCACACTCCACTTACGAAAGAAACAAAGGGATTGCTCAATCATGACACGTTAGCCAAAACAAAGAAGGGTGTGTTTTTATTAAACTGCGCACGCGGCGGGATCATTGATGAAAAAGCCTTAGTTCATTATTTAGAAATTGGCCATGTTCAAGGTGCAGCTATTGACGTATTTGAAGTTGAGCCGCCGATTGATAACCCTTTGTTACATTTTGATCAAGTTATTACAACTCCCCATTTAGGAGCTTCTACAAAAGAAGCCCAGCTTAACGTTGCTGAAGACGTGGCACATGACGTTCTGCGTTTTCTAGAAGGTAATCCTGTAAGCTCATCCATTAATTTGCCAACGCTTTCTAAAGAAGTTTTTGAAAAAATTCAGCCGTTTACGAGCCTTACTAAACAAATGGGAGCCATTTTATCTCAATGCATGCGAGAACCTGTTCAGCATATCTCTATCTCCTACGGAGGTACAGTGACGGATTTGGAAACTACTTATATTACACGGAGCTTGTTATCAGGCTTTTTAACTCATCGTATCGACTCACCTGTTAACGAAGTCAATGCTTCTATGATTGCAAAAGAACGAGGAATTACATTTGGTGAAAAAACATCGGAAGATACGCAAGGATATTCCAATATGATTGACGTTACAGTAACAGGCGAACAGCGTACATTTACCATTACGGGCACCTATATAGCAGGCTATGGACCTCGAATTGTTAATATTGATTCGTTTGATATTGATTTTTATCCGGAAGGACATCTTCTTTATATCCGTCACAGTGATCAGCCCGGAGTTATTGGAAATGTAGGGAAAGTACTTGGAGATTTACGTATTAACATTGCTACCATGCAAGTGGGCCGTAAGCAAAAAGGCGGAGAAGCCATTATGATGCTTACGTTTGATAAACTTTTAGATGATTCTGTCATCTCTTCGTTAAAACAAACAAGCGAAATTGTGAACATACAGCGTATTGAATTGTGA
- a CDS encoding helix-turn-helix domain-containing protein: protein MNYIQVSILFCIKQLKGERTAYGIYHLLTGKKSAQTIQDGKIFGISFLFQSFVYLDKRSFEACVAYLKEQQYIEETENQKYVMTDKGLARLEDELTARPFHPALDGWKFASSTQLFLARITLFIQTLSNLQYFQKGFLPISKNPEVIQWVKTYIMSQKQTRQELAAELFKELRTCLKGCTERDASLFVLQLTGYQRVGFTKNQLAYQYELDEHYVHIQLLGVIHHIIEKVSKNNESFHVLSSFLRDLYLELPLTSSTLKTYSWLQKGKTLEEIAYIRRLKESTIEDHIAELALFVPSFSIDAYVSPKQQEEIISAFEGLRTNKLKVIKEEVKDDVTYFQIRLVLAKHFT, encoded by the coding sequence TTGAATTATATTCAAGTTAGCATTTTATTTTGTATAAAACAGTTAAAAGGTGAGCGAACCGCCTATGGTATTTATCATTTATTAACAGGTAAAAAGTCAGCTCAAACGATTCAAGACGGAAAAATTTTTGGGATTTCGTTTCTTTTTCAGTCATTTGTTTACTTAGATAAACGGTCTTTTGAAGCCTGCGTTGCATATTTAAAAGAACAGCAGTATATTGAAGAAACTGAAAATCAAAAGTATGTGATGACAGATAAGGGACTAGCACGCCTTGAAGATGAACTGACGGCTCGACCCTTTCATCCAGCTTTAGACGGATGGAAATTCGCAAGCAGTACTCAATTATTTTTAGCAAGAATCACTTTGTTCATTCAGACCTTATCAAACCTACAGTATTTTCAAAAAGGATTTTTACCCATTTCCAAAAATCCTGAGGTCATTCAATGGGTCAAAACGTATATTATGTCTCAAAAGCAAACGCGTCAAGAGTTAGCCGCCGAGCTATTCAAAGAGCTCCGAACGTGCTTGAAAGGTTGTACGGAACGGGATGCGTCTCTTTTTGTTTTGCAACTGACTGGATACCAAAGAGTAGGCTTTACAAAAAATCAGTTAGCATATCAATATGAACTCGATGAGCATTATGTTCATATTCAACTTTTAGGGGTTATTCACCATATCATTGAAAAAGTGAGTAAAAATAATGAAAGCTTTCATGTACTTTCTTCTTTTTTACGTGATCTATATTTAGAATTGCCTTTGACAAGCTCGACGTTAAAAACGTATAGCTGGCTTCAAAAAGGCAAGACGCTTGAAGAAATTGCTTATATAAGGCGTTTAAAAGAAAGTACAATTGAAGATCATATTGCAGAATTAGCTCTGTTTGTTCCATCTTTTTCAATCGATGCATACGTATCGCCTAAGCAGCAGGAAGAAATTATCTCAGCCTTTGAAGGTTTGCGTACAAATAAATTAAAGGTGATAAAGGAAGAAGTAAAAGACGACGTTACCTATTTTCAGATTCGTCTCGTATTAGCAAAACATTTTACCTGA